From the Gammaproteobacteria bacterium genome, the window CTGCGGCCAGAAGAAAAAGCGGCCCGGTATAGAAACAATGACGGCGTCCGCAACCGCGGGCATTGACGAGACAGGCGACCCCCATCATCGTAAATCCGAAGGTTCAGGCGACCGTACGAATGAGGTTGTCGGTATAGGCGCTTGCAACAATTAATACCCATGGTGCCACCCACAACAGCCCAATGGTCCAGCGACGACCGAGCAAATCTCTTTCGCTGTTCGTCGCGCACGTACTCATGTAGGTATCTCCTTGAGAGGGTAGGTTTGAAGGAGAGGCGATCTTTCAGGTCTCGCAGCAGGCCGCTTCTGGCAAGTCTTCGCGCACTGCGGCAAACGCCTTGACTGCCCAAGTCTCGCCCACGCAGCCGCCCATGGTCGAGGCGATTGCCAGGATTTCGCCGATCTCCTCTCGCGTGGCGCCAAGTTCATGGGCCTTCTGCATGTAGAAGCGGATGCACGGCTCACAGCGCGCACTCACGCTCCACAGCGCCGCGGCCAGCGCCTTCAGGCGCGCCGGCAGCGCGCCGTCGCTGAAGATCGCTTCCTGGCGCATGAACTTGAGATGCCGCGCGGTACCGTGACTGATTTCGCCAAACTCCCGGTGCGCAGCCAGTTCCGGGTCATGGGTTTCCGAATGTGCGGCGGTATTCATGGTTTCACCTGGTTTTCAAGCTTTGCGGGATAACCCGCATCCGTCGTGGCCTTGAGCAGCGCCGTCACATCGGTGCGTCCGGCGTCATACGCGACCGACACGGTGCGCGCCGGGAAATTCACCGAGATCTTTTCCACGCCCGGCACGCGCTCCAGTGCCTTGCGCACGGTGATGGGGCACAGCGGACAGGTCATGCCCGGCACGTCCAACACTGCGGTTTTTGTGACCGGTGCCGCGAGTGCGCTCGCGCCCAGAACGAAAGACAACAACGATACGATTGCAGCGCTACGCATTTTCATCTTCGACTCCTTGCCTCAGTAGAACAGAGGCGCAAACCAGGGAATGACAATCAACACCAGCAAGATAACGCTCACACTCCAGAAAATCGCGCGTTGCCGGCGGCGCACGCGCGGGTCGGCGCAGGCTTCGCCGGGCTTGCAGCGCACCGGTTTCAGATACAGCGCGCGGAAGCCGAGCGCCAGGAACAAAACAGTAATGCCAATAAGATAAGGCCGGTAGGGCTCAAACCATTGCAGGCTGGCGAGCCAGGCGCCGCCGATGCCGAGACTCACGAACACCAGCGGCACCACGCAGCAAAGCGAAGCGCCCACCGTCGCCAACACACCGCCGACTAACCAATGCTTCTCCGACATGCTCAATCTTCGCCGCCTGCCACGGCGTTAAACTACGCCCTGTACCACGGTACGGAGTCAAGAGGCGATCTAATATGAACGAACTGACCATCGGCGGGCTGGCGAAAGCCGCGGACATCGGTGTGGAGACGGTGCGCTACTACCAGCGCCGCGGACTCATGCCCGAGCCGCCGCGCGGCTACGGCAGCATCCGCCGTTACGGTCCCGGTGAGGTTGAGCGGCTGCGCTTCATCCGCGCCGCGCAGGAGCTGGGATTCAGCCTGAAAGAGATCGGAGAACTGCTGAGCCTGGAACAGGGCGGCAGTTGCCGCGCCGTGGAAACTTTGGCGGAAGCCAAACTCGCGGTAGTGCGGAAACGCATCATGGGACTGAAACGCGTTGAACACACGTTGGCGGTACTGGTGCGGCGCTGCGAGACCACACGCGGAAAAATGAGCTGCCCGATCATTCAATCATTGCACGAACGTAATCACTGAGCGTTGCCAATTGTCCGACGGCAATGCCACCCATTTCCCCAAGGGGAGCACCTGGAGTTCACTGCGTGCGATTGAATACCGGCAGGAGTATTCAACCGATAAGGCTCACTGGACGCTGATGGCAAAAGGGCATGAAAGAAAGCATTGAGCCTCTTCCTGCCGTTTGTTTCATGCCGCAGGCCGGCTGCGTCGGCTCTCCAGCCATTCAACCAGCGGCTCCCACTGTTCCTGATCGGGCCAGGAAAGATATTCCGGCAGTTCGTGGATGCCGAGTCCGCGGGTGTAGGCGCGGATATAATTCTGGGTATCGCGTAGGCGCGCGATCACCGGCACCTTGAGCGTGTCGAGGAATTCTTCCAGCTCGTCGTAGATCAAAAGATTCTCGCGCACGCGGTTGGCGACCACTGCGACTTTGACTTCCCTGCGCTCGACCTTGCCCACGTCCAGCAGTTCCGTGACGAATTTGGCGGCCGCGCCGATGTCTATCGGCGAAGGCAGCACCGGCACCACGATGGTTTCCGCATGCCGCACCATCTGCGTGAGTTCCGAGCCGTGGGAACGGGCCGGCGCATCAATGATGAGGAAATCGGTGTAGCGGTCGAGATGCGTGAGGCCGTGCTTGTGCGCATCCACGCCGTGGATCTTGTCGCGCTCCGGCGGGCGTCGCGCCAGCCAATCGAGGCTCGAGGCCTGCGGATCGTAATCCGCGAGGCTGGTGACCGCGTCCCAGTTACTGGCGAAGTAGCCGGCGATGTTGGTGGCGAGCGTGGATTTGCCGCAGCCGCCCTTGGCGTTTATCACCATGATCGTGCGCATGTGGCCTCCTCAAGACGTGTCCTTGTTAGCCGTTTTTTGCCCCCTTTAACCGGGTTCAGTATAGACGGCGGTTGCCAGCGCGGAACGCCGGCCCGGCGGGTTTGCCCGCCACCAGGCCCGCGCATTGCCATGCCTATAATGGGCGCATCCCGCAATCTGATTCCGGTACAGGCATGAGCTTTCGCAACCCGCCCACCGAGGAAATCCGGGCCCTGCTGCAGCGCATCCGGCGCATCGCGGTGGTCGGCCTGTCGCCCAACCCCGCGCGGCCAAGCCACGGCGTGGCCCGGGCCTTGCAGCGTTACGGTTACGAGATCGTCCCGGTGCGGCCGGCGGTGGACGAGGTGTTGGGCGAGAAAGCCTGGCCGGACCTGCGCTCGGTGCCCGGTCCGGTGGACCTTGTGGACGTGTTCCGTGCGCCCGAGCACGTGGACCAAATCGTGGACGACTGCATCGCCATCCATGCACCGGCGCTGTGGCTGCAGGAAGGCGTGGTCAACGTGCCGGCCGCGGAGCGCGCCCGCCAAGCCGGTATTATGGTGGTCATGGACCGCTGCATAGACAAGGACTACCGCGTACTCATGAGCGGAGCGCAAGCGTGAAAATCCCCTTCAGCAAGATGGAAGGCCTGGGCAACGACTTCATGGTGATCGATGCCCTCGACCGGCCGCTGCGTCTGGACACCCGGCGCGTGCAGGAGCTCGCGGACCGGCGCACCGGCGTGGGCTTCGATCAATTGCTGCTGCTCGAAGCGCCGCGCGACAAGGCGCACACCGCGCACTACCGCATCTACAACGCCGACGGCGGCGAAGTGGAGCAGTGCGGCAACGGCGCGCGCTGCGTGAGCCGCCTGCTGGTGGAAAACGGCCGCGCGCGCGGCCCCGAACTCAGCCTGGAGTCCGCCGGTCGCGTGCTCATCGCCGACGTGCGCGACCTCGACAGCGTGCGCGTCAACATGGGCGTGCCGGAATTCGAGCCGGCGCGCGTGCCCTTCGAGGCGCGCGAGCGCGCGCTTACCTACGAGCTGGAAGTGGACGGCCGCAACTACGAGATCGGCGTGGTCTCCATGGGCAATCCGCATGCCATCCTCGACATGCCGGACGTGGACATCGCGCCGGTCGCGGAACTCGGCCCCAGGATCGAACGTCATCCGCGCTTTCCGAAACGCGTGAACGTCAATTTCGCGCAATGGCTGGACCGCACGCACGTGAAGCTGCGGGTGTTCGAGCGCGGTACCGGCGAAACCCTGGCGTGCGGATCGGGCGCGTGCGCCACCACTGCCTGGGGGAGACTCGCCGGCTGGCTGGACGAGAGCGTGGAAGTCGCACTGCGCGGCGGGCGGCTCGTGATAAGCTGGCCCGGAGAGGGTCAGCCCATGTGGATGCGCGGTCCGGCCAACCGGGTGTACGACGGAACCATCGAATTATGAGCATCGAGCACAAATCCGGCCTGCCGGATCACGCCGAACAGGAAGATTCCGTCACGGATTATCTGGTTCAGCATCCGGAATTTTTCGAAAGCCACGTGGACGTGCTCGCCAAACTCAAGGTGCCGCACCCGGCCGGCCATGCGGTGTCGCTCATCGAGCGCCAGGTCGAGGTGCTGCGCCAGCAGCACCGCCAGATGGAACGCAAACTCGTGGACCTGATCGAGGTAGCGCGCGGCAACGACGCGCTCATCGAGCGCATCCACCGGCTGGCGCTGGCACTGCTCGAAGCCCAGACTTTCGCCGACCGCCTGTACGCCGTGCAGGAGGAATTGCGCAACCGCTTCGGCGCCGACGAAGTCAGCCTGTTCCTGATCAGCGAGCGCAGCGACAATCCCGATGCCGGCCCGGCGCGCTGGCTGCAGCCCGGGGATGGCGGTCTCGAGCAACTGCACGAGTTCCTCAAGGCCGGCAAACCTTACGTCGGACGGCTGCGCGCCCCGCAACTCGAATTCCTGTTCGGCACGCAGGCCGAGCGCATCACTTCGCTCGCGCTCATGCCGCTCGGCGTGCAGGGCAAGCTCGGCCTCCTCGCGGTCGGCAGCCATGAGGCCGACCGTTTCGGCCCGACGCTCGGTACCGCATTTCTCGCGCGCATCGGCGAGCTGGTGACGGCGGCCATCCAGCCGCTCTGGCCGGAATGAGCGCGCCGCTCAGCGCTGCAGTCGGAAAATTCATCGGACATCTTGCCCACGAGCGCCGTCTCTCGGTGCACACGGCGGCGGCCTATACGCGGGACCTCGACAGCTTCCGCCGCTACTGTGAACAGCAGCAGGTGAACGACTGGGGCGCGGTGGACATCCACCATGTGCGCGCATTCGTGAGCGCACGCCATCGCCAAGGCCTGTCGCCGCGCAGCTTGCAACGCCAGCTGGCCGCGATCCGCAGTTTCTACAATTATCTGCTGCGCGAACGCGCGGTGCGCAACAATCCGGCCAACGGCGTGCCCGCACCCAAGGCGCAAAAGCGCCTGCCGGCCACGCTCGATGCCGACCAGATGGCGCAGTTGCTCACGATCCAGGGCGACGATGCGCAGGCGGTACGCGACCGCGCCATCATGGAACTGTTGTACTCCTCGGGATTGCGGCTCGCGGAACTGCTTTCGCTGGAGCGCCACGCGATTGATCCGGGTGCCGCCGAAGTGCGCGTCACCGGCAAGGGCGCGAAAACCCGCGTCGTCCCGGTCGGGCGTAAGGCCCTCGGCGCGCTACAGGATTGGCTCAAGGTACGCAGCCAGTTGGCCAAGCCCGAAGACCAGGCGCTGTTCGTCGGGCCGCGGGGCGGTCCCCTGAGCCCGCGCACCTTGCAGGCGCGCCTCAGGCGCTGGGGCCGCGCCCAAGGCGTGGCCCAGGGCATACATCCGCACCTGTTCCGGCATTCCTTTGCCAGCCACCTGCTGGAATCGAGCGGCGACCTGCGTGCCGTGCAGGAACTGCTGGGACACGCCAACGTCAGCACCACGCAGGTTTACACGCACCTTGATTTCCAGCACCTTGCCCGCACCTATGACAAGGCGCATCCGCGCGCGCGGACCAAAGTGAGGGGTAAAGAGTAAGGAGTGAGATGTAGAATGCAGGTGTCAGGTTTCCGCCTCACTCCTCACTCCTCACGCCTCACTTCCTCACCAGCAATCACCTTGGGCAGCGATATTGACACCTGAATCCGGCCAGCTTTTTTAGGATCCATTCCATGGACCAACTCCACGGCACCACCATTCTTTGCGTGCGCCGCAATGCAAGCGTCGCCATGGGCGGCGATGGCCAGGTGACGCTCGGCAACACGGTGATGAAACCCAACGCCCGCAAGGTGCGCCGCCTGTACAACGATCAGGTGCTTGCGGGTTTCGCCGGCGGCACCGCGGACGCCTTCACGCTGTTCGAGCGCTTCGAGGAAAAGTTGAGCAAGCATAGCGGCAACCTGACGCGCGCCGCGGTGGAACTCGCCAAGGATTGGCGCACCGACCGCATGCTGCGGCGCCTGGAGGCGCTGCTGTGCGTGGCCGACAGGAGCGCCTCGCTGGTCGTGTCCGGCAACGGCGACGTCATCGAGCCGGAACAGGGTCTCATGGCCATCGGTTCGGGAGGCATGTACGCCCAAGCCGCGGCGCGTGCGCTGTTCGAGAACACTGAACTTGACGCGCGCGCCATTGTCGAACGCGCGCTCAACATCGCGGCGGACATCTGCATTTACACGAATCGCAACCTCACCATCGAGGTATTGACGTAAACGTGTACTGGATCATCGTTCGACTCTGATACCAGTGAGGCGTGAGGAAGTGAGGGGTGAGGTGGGAAACATTTGGAATGCCCGTCTCGTCTCTTGACCTCTCACTCCTCATACCTTTCCCCTCACCGGATTTGAACATGTCTGAGATGACCCCTAGAGAAATAGTCCAAGAGTTAGACAAGCACATCATCGGCCAGACGGCGGCGAAGCGCGCCGTCGCCATCGCGCTGCGTAACCGCTGGCGTCGCATGCAGGTCGAGCCGCAACTGCGCAACGAAATCACGCCCAAGAACATCCTGATGATCGGCCCGACCGGCGTCGGCAAGACCGAGATCGCGCGCCGTCTGGCGCGGCTCGCGAACGCGCCGTTTGTCAAGGTGGAGGCCACCAAATTCACCGAGGTGGGTTACGTCGGCAAGGATGTGGACAGCATCGTGCGCGACCTCGCGGAGGCCGCGGTCAAGATGGAGCGCGAACAGGCCAAGCACCACGTGCAGGCGCGCGCCGAGGAAGCGGCCGAGGAACGCATCCTGGATGCGCTGCTGCCGCGCAAACAGCACATCGGCTTCGCCAACGAGCCGCTGCCGCCCGACGAGTCCGACACGCGACAGAAACTTCGCAAGCTGCTGCGGGAAGGCGGACTGGAAGACCGTGAAATCGAGGTGGAGCTGGTGGTCAACGTGGGGGTGGAAATCATGGCGCCGCCCGGCATGGAAGAAATGACCCAGCAACTGCAGGGGCTGTTCCAGAACATGGGCGGGAGTCGCAAGCGTACGCGCAAGCTCAAGGTGCGCGAGGCGCGCAAACTGCTGGAAGACGAGGAAGCCGGCAAAATGATCAACGAGGACGAGATCAAGCTCGCCGCGCTCGAAAATATGGAGCAGAACGGTATCGTGTTCATTGACGAGATTGACAAGGTAGCGCGCCGCGGCGAGTTGCACGGCGCGGACGTGTCGCGCGAGGGCGTGCAGCGCGACCTGCTGCCGCTGGTCGAGGGCACCACCGTGACCACCAAGTACGGCACGGTGAAGACCGACCACGTGCTGTTCATCGCCTCGGGCGCGTTCCAGATGTCCAAGCCGTCGGATCTGATTCCGGAACTGCAGGGCCGCTTGCCGATCCGCGTGGAACTCTCGGCGCTGACCACCGAGGATTTCGTGCGCATTCTCACCGAGCCGGACGCAGCGCTCACCACGCAGTACAAGGCGCTCTTGGCCACCGAAGGCGTCAAGCTGGAGTTCAGCACGGACGGCGTGCGGCGCATCGCGGAGGTCGCGTTCGAGGTCAACGAGGGTACCGAGAACATCGGCGCGCGCCGCCTGCACACCGTCATGGAGCGGCTGTTCGAGAACCTGTCCTTCGAGGCGGCCGACAAGAACGGCAAGGCCATGACCATAGATGCCGCCTACGTCGACAAACAGGTCGGCGAGCTGGTCAAGGATGAGGACTTGAGCCGGTACATATTATGAGTACCGCCGCCCAGCATCCCACCGAGATCCGCTTGCGCAAATCGGCGGGCGTGCTCGCGGTGACGTTCGCCAGCGGCGAGAAGTTCGAGCTGCCGTTCGAGTATCTGCGCGTGTTCTCGCCCTCCGCCGAAGTCAGCGGCCACGGCCCGGGACAGGAAATCCTGCAGATCGGCAAGGAACACGTGAAGATCATCGGTGTCGAACCGGTGGGCAGTTACGCCGTGCGCCTGATTTTCGACGACGGTCACGACACCGGCCTGTATTCCTGGCCGGTGCTCCACGATCTCGGCCAGAACCACGAACAGAACTGGACGCGGTATCTCAAGCGCCTCAAAGATGCCGGCTATCAGCGCAAGGAGAACGGTTTGGTTCGTTGACAGCCGCAAGAGGCCGGATTACCGTGTAGTCAGCGCAAATTTCAGGGATCTGACATGGCCGCGAACCGCAAGGATTTGGGAAAATCACTGCTGGCTCTTCCGAAACAGGCACGTGCTGAGCTTGCCTCGGTGCTGATTGAAAGTCTGGATGATGCGTCAGCAGAAAATTACGCAGCTGCTTGGCTGGAAGAGTCTGCTCGCCGTCTTGAGGCTTATGAAACAGGGAAACTCGAAGTTGTTCCTGCCGAGAAAGTCATTGCCGAAGCTCGCGCACTAGTCGGCAAATAATGCGTTTGGTCTTTTCTACTGTCGCGCAGCGTGAGTTGCTCGCAGCCTTGTACTATTACGTAGATCAGCATCTTGGTCTCGGTGCAGAGTGGCTCGATGAGCTGGACAAGGCGTTGGGCTTCATGCGCTGCTATCCGGAAGGCTCACCCATCACGGGCAGAAATGTCAGGCAACGCCATAGTCGTGCTCTCCGTAGCCCATACACATCGCAAGCCGCAGCGCTGGGAGACCACGTAACCGCGCGGGTGGCGCTCAAATAGATTCCATGCCCTGTCGCGCAGCCGAATGCCATCGGCATCTCACAATGACTGTTAGAATGCAGGCCCACCGCGGGATGCATATCATGACCGACGATACCGAACCCGCCACGCATTTCGGCTACCAGCAGATTCCGCTGGCCGACAAGGCGCGGCGCGTGGGCGAGGTGTTCAGCTCGGTCGCCAATCGCTACGACCTGATGAACGACCTGATGTCGTTCGGCGTGCATCGCCTGTGGAAACGCTTTGCGCTTAGCCAGACCGGGCTCAAGCCCGGCCAGACGGCGCTGGACGTGGCTGGCGGCACCGGCGATCTCACCCGCGGGCTGGCGAGACAGGTGGGCGCAAACGGGCGTGTGGTGCTGGCCGATATCAATGCTGCGATGCTGGAGCGCGGCCGCGAGCGGCTCGTGGACGCGGGCGTCGCCGGCAACGTGGACTACGTGCAGGCGGATGTCGAGCATCTGCCGTATCCGGACCAGCACTTTGACTGCATCACCATCGCCTTCGGTCTGCGCAACGTCGCACGCAAGGAGGCGGCACTCGCCGGCATGTACCGGGTGCTCAGGCCCGGCGGCCGGCTGCTGGTGCTGGAATTTTCCAAGCCCGCTGTCCCCGGCCTGAAGGCGCTTTACGACCTGTACTCTTTCGCGGTGCTGCCGCAACTCGGCCGGGTGATCGCCCGGGACAAAGCCAGTTACCGCTATCTCGCCGAATCCATACGCGTACATCCCGATCAGGAAACCCTGAAGCAAATGCTGCAAGCGGCCGGCTTCGAGCGCTGCGATTATCTGAATCTCAGCGGCGGCATCGTGGCACTGCATCGCGGTTACCGCTTGTGAGCGCGCCGACGCTTGGCGTACTGCTGGCGCCCGCTGTGGAACTGGCGCTGCATCAAGCGCTGGCTGGCTCGAACGCCGCGGCGCGCGACATCAAGCAGCTCGACGGCAAAGTCATCGCGCTGGAACTCAAAGAATTGCCGCTCAAGCTGTACTTTCTGCCGCAGACCCAACGGCTCGCGGTGCGCGCTGCGCATGAAGGCAAGGTTGATCTGACGGTGCGCGCGCCGAGTTTCGCGCTGCTGGAAGCCGCGCTGAAACGCGGCGATGCCCCGCCGCGCGGCATCGAGCTGAACGGCGATGCGGAAACCGGCCAGATATTTTCCCGCCTGCTGAAGCAGGCGGACCTCGACTGGGAAGAAATCCTGTCGCGCTACGTGGGCGACGTCGCCGCGCACCAGATTGGAAACCTGGCGCGCGGCCTGCTGCGTTGGGGCAAGGATGCGGCGATGCGTTTCAGCCAGGACTTGGCGGAATACCTCGTGTATGAAAGCGCCACGCTGCCACCGCGTCACGAAGTCGAAATCTTTCTTGACGGCGTGGACCGGCTGAAGAACGACGCCGAGCGCCTGGCGGCGCGGGTGCAGCGCTTGGCGGGACAACACCGCAAGAGCTGACGCAATGCAATCCGCGAACCCCTGTGCCCATCAATATCTATGCTTCCCCCTTTGGAAAAAGGGGGGCGAAGCACGAAGTGCCGAGCGGGCAGCCATGGATGGCTGCCCCGGACTTTCGCATGCAGCAGGATTGCGAAGTGCGAAAGAGGGGGATTTTGCAAAGGAGGGGGCCGGGCGGCACGCGCGCATGCTGGGCCGGAATACATCCACATGATCACGCCGCGCCAGACGCTGCGGCTCATGCGCATCAGCTTTGTGCTGGCGCGTCACGGCCTGGATGAAATCATCCTCTCGGCACACATTTTCCGTCCGGTGCGCTTCGTCATATATGTTTCTCCGTTTCACTGGCTGCGGCGCCGTGATGTCACGCGCGGCGTGCGCATCCGTCGCGCGCTCGAAGACTTGGGGCCGGTGTTCGTGAAATTCGGGCAGATGCTGTCCACGCGCCGCGACCTCCTGCCGCCGGACATCGCCGACGAACTCGTCAAGCTCCAGGACCGCGTGCCGCCGTTCCCGGGCCGCGCGGCGCGCTTGATCGTGGAGCAGGCGCTTGAGCAGCCGGTGAGCGCATTGTTCGAGGAATTCGACGAAACACCGCTGGCCTCGGCCTCAATCGCCCAGGTACACACGGCGCGCCTCAAGGACGGGCGCGAGGTGGTGGTCAAGGTACTGCGCCCCGACGTGGAGCGCGTGATTCGCGCGGATCTGGAGCTGCTGTATCTGATGGCGGGGCTGGCGGAACG encodes:
- a CDS encoding carboxymuconolactone decarboxylase family protein, giving the protein MNTAAHSETHDPELAAHREFGEISHGTARHLKFMRQEAIFSDGALPARLKALAAALWSVSARCEPCIRFYMQKAHELGATREEIGEILAIASTMGGCVGETWAVKAFAAVREDLPEAACCET
- the merP gene encoding mercury resistance system periplasmic binding protein MerP, yielding MKMRSAAIVSLLSFVLGASALAAPVTKTAVLDVPGMTCPLCPITVRKALERVPGVEKISVNFPARTVSVAYDAGRTDVTALLKATTDAGYPAKLENQVKP
- a CDS encoding mercuric transporter MerT family protein translates to MSEKHWLVGGVLATVGASLCCVVPLVFVSLGIGGAWLASLQWFEPYRPYLIGITVLFLALGFRALYLKPVRCKPGEACADPRVRRRQRAIFWSVSVILLVLIVIPWFAPLFY
- a CDS encoding MerR family DNA-binding protein; this encodes MNELTIGGLAKAADIGVETVRYYQRRGLMPEPPRGYGSIRRYGPGEVERLRFIRAAQELGFSLKEIGELLSLEQGGSCRAVETLAEAKLAVVRKRIMGLKRVEHTLAVLVRRCETTRGKMSCPIIQSLHERNH
- a CDS encoding ParA family protein; protein product: MRTIMVINAKGGCGKSTLATNIAGYFASNWDAVTSLADYDPQASSLDWLARRPPERDKIHGVDAHKHGLTHLDRYTDFLIIDAPARSHGSELTQMVRHAETIVVPVLPSPIDIGAAAKFVTELLDVGKVERREVKVAVVANRVRENLLIYDELEEFLDTLKVPVIARLRDTQNYIRAYTRGLGIHELPEYLSWPDQEQWEPLVEWLESRRSRPAA
- a CDS encoding CoA-binding protein, with the protein product MSFRNPPTEEIRALLQRIRRIAVVGLSPNPARPSHGVARALQRYGYEIVPVRPAVDEVLGEKAWPDLRSVPGPVDLVDVFRAPEHVDQIVDDCIAIHAPALWLQEGVVNVPAAERARQAGIMVVMDRCIDKDYRVLMSGAQA
- the dapF gene encoding diaminopimelate epimerase gives rise to the protein MKIPFSKMEGLGNDFMVIDALDRPLRLDTRRVQELADRRTGVGFDQLLLLEAPRDKAHTAHYRIYNADGGEVEQCGNGARCVSRLLVENGRARGPELSLESAGRVLIADVRDLDSVRVNMGVPEFEPARVPFEARERALTYELEVDGRNYEIGVVSMGNPHAILDMPDVDIAPVAELGPRIERHPRFPKRVNVNFAQWLDRTHVKLRVFERGTGETLACGSGACATTAWGRLAGWLDESVEVALRGGRLVISWPGEGQPMWMRGPANRVYDGTIEL
- a CDS encoding DUF484 family protein codes for the protein MSIEHKSGLPDHAEQEDSVTDYLVQHPEFFESHVDVLAKLKVPHPAGHAVSLIERQVEVLRQQHRQMERKLVDLIEVARGNDALIERIHRLALALLEAQTFADRLYAVQEELRNRFGADEVSLFLISERSDNPDAGPARWLQPGDGGLEQLHEFLKAGKPYVGRLRAPQLEFLFGTQAERITSLALMPLGVQGKLGLLAVGSHEADRFGPTLGTAFLARIGELVTAAIQPLWPE
- the xerC gene encoding tyrosine recombinase XerC, encoding MSAPLSAAVGKFIGHLAHERRLSVHTAAAYTRDLDSFRRYCEQQQVNDWGAVDIHHVRAFVSARHRQGLSPRSLQRQLAAIRSFYNYLLRERAVRNNPANGVPAPKAQKRLPATLDADQMAQLLTIQGDDAQAVRDRAIMELLYSSGLRLAELLSLERHAIDPGAAEVRVTGKGAKTRVVPVGRKALGALQDWLKVRSQLAKPEDQALFVGPRGGPLSPRTLQARLRRWGRAQGVAQGIHPHLFRHSFASHLLESSGDLRAVQELLGHANVSTTQVYTHLDFQHLARTYDKAHPRARTKVRGKE
- the hslV gene encoding ATP-dependent protease subunit HslV, giving the protein MDQLHGTTILCVRRNASVAMGGDGQVTLGNTVMKPNARKVRRLYNDQVLAGFAGGTADAFTLFERFEEKLSKHSGNLTRAAVELAKDWRTDRMLRRLEALLCVADRSASLVVSGNGDVIEPEQGLMAIGSGGMYAQAAARALFENTELDARAIVERALNIAADICIYTNRNLTIEVLT
- the hslU gene encoding ATP-dependent protease ATPase subunit HslU, whose protein sequence is MSEMTPREIVQELDKHIIGQTAAKRAVAIALRNRWRRMQVEPQLRNEITPKNILMIGPTGVGKTEIARRLARLANAPFVKVEATKFTEVGYVGKDVDSIVRDLAEAAVKMEREQAKHHVQARAEEAAEERILDALLPRKQHIGFANEPLPPDESDTRQKLRKLLREGGLEDREIEVELVVNVGVEIMAPPGMEEMTQQLQGLFQNMGGSRKRTRKLKVREARKLLEDEEAGKMINEDEIKLAALENMEQNGIVFIDEIDKVARRGELHGADVSREGVQRDLLPLVEGTTVTTKYGTVKTDHVLFIASGAFQMSKPSDLIPELQGRLPIRVELSALTTEDFVRILTEPDAALTTQYKALLATEGVKLEFSTDGVRRIAEVAFEVNEGTENIGARRLHTVMERLFENLSFEAADKNGKAMTIDAAYVDKQVGELVKDEDLSRYIL
- a CDS encoding DUF971 domain-containing protein, whose protein sequence is MSTAAQHPTEIRLRKSAGVLAVTFASGEKFELPFEYLRVFSPSAEVSGHGPGQEILQIGKEHVKIIGVEPVGSYAVRLIFDDGHDTGLYSWPVLHDLGQNHEQNWTRYLKRLKDAGYQRKENGLVR
- a CDS encoding addiction module protein encodes the protein MAANRKDLGKSLLALPKQARAELASVLIESLDDASAENYAAAWLEESARRLEAYETGKLEVVPAEKVIAEARALVGK
- the ubiE gene encoding bifunctional demethylmenaquinone methyltransferase/2-methoxy-6-polyprenyl-1,4-benzoquinol methylase UbiE; amino-acid sequence: MTDDTEPATHFGYQQIPLADKARRVGEVFSSVANRYDLMNDLMSFGVHRLWKRFALSQTGLKPGQTALDVAGGTGDLTRGLARQVGANGRVVLADINAAMLERGRERLVDAGVAGNVDYVQADVEHLPYPDQHFDCITIAFGLRNVARKEAALAGMYRVLRPGGRLLVLEFSKPAVPGLKALYDLYSFAVLPQLGRVIARDKASYRYLAESIRVHPDQETLKQMLQAAGFERCDYLNLSGGIVALHRGYRL
- a CDS encoding SCP2 sterol-binding domain-containing protein → MSAPTLGVLLAPAVELALHQALAGSNAAARDIKQLDGKVIALELKELPLKLYFLPQTQRLAVRAAHEGKVDLTVRAPSFALLEAALKRGDAPPRGIELNGDAETGQIFSRLLKQADLDWEEILSRYVGDVAAHQIGNLARGLLRWGKDAAMRFSQDLAEYLVYESATLPPRHEVEIFLDGVDRLKNDAERLAARVQRLAGQHRKS